Proteins encoded in a region of the Qipengyuania oceanensis genome:
- a CDS encoding tetratricopeptide repeat protein, with protein sequence MLIALIFAMQAMTDDRSQEPLEGTAAAPSVSVSADDMLRLSQAALARGDRLLASRILEALLEDPQLGIRNEARFRLAMLASSTGDWGRAGGLLRRILDEEPGAQRARLELARVQSEMGQLDAARKTLREAQAGGLPPDVARLVDRFSAALRDRRPYGASLNFAFAPDSNVNRATRSDTLATVIGDFDLAKEDKQRSGIGVSIGGEAFARLRLDEATTIVTRAGIASNIYRRGRFNDHLLVGSIGPEFDLSSGRLLLSFGAQRRWFGGEQVYNAWDLQARWQRPIGRRTQVQATLGYAYYDYRANELQDAHLVSATGSWERALSRRSGMSVTLGGTRQIARDPAYSSVSGQVGLVGWLDLSRTTLFGALHYQHSENDRRLSIYPKRRSDDYLKAGIGATFRGLSWHEWAPQFKLSWESNRSPIEIYDYQRWRSEFGIARAF encoded by the coding sequence GTGCTTATCGCGCTGATCTTCGCGATGCAGGCAATGACTGATGATCGATCGCAAGAACCGTTGGAGGGCACCGCTGCTGCTCCATCTGTGTCAGTGTCTGCCGACGACATGTTGCGGCTGTCACAAGCAGCGCTCGCTCGCGGCGACAGACTATTGGCGAGCCGGATCCTCGAAGCTTTGCTCGAGGATCCTCAGCTCGGTATCCGCAACGAAGCGCGTTTTCGGCTGGCGATGTTAGCAAGCAGCACCGGCGACTGGGGCCGGGCAGGTGGTCTTCTTCGCCGGATACTCGACGAAGAACCGGGTGCGCAACGCGCTCGTCTCGAACTCGCCAGAGTTCAAAGCGAGATGGGCCAACTGGATGCAGCGCGAAAGACGCTTCGGGAAGCGCAGGCTGGCGGACTGCCTCCCGACGTTGCGCGTCTGGTCGACCGCTTCTCGGCTGCCCTGCGTGATCGAAGGCCATATGGTGCGAGCCTCAATTTCGCCTTCGCTCCGGACTCTAACGTCAATCGTGCTACCAGATCGGACACGCTAGCGACTGTCATCGGTGATTTTGATCTGGCGAAAGAAGACAAGCAAAGATCCGGGATCGGCGTCTCAATCGGTGGTGAAGCATTCGCAAGACTTCGTCTCGACGAGGCCACCACCATCGTCACTCGAGCTGGCATTGCATCCAACATCTACAGGCGAGGCCGCTTCAATGACCATCTGCTGGTAGGATCGATCGGACCGGAATTCGACCTATCTAGCGGCAGGCTTCTGCTTTCGTTTGGAGCGCAGCGTCGTTGGTTCGGCGGAGAGCAGGTTTACAACGCATGGGACCTGCAGGCTCGCTGGCAGCGTCCCATTGGTCGCCGAACACAAGTGCAGGCCACTCTAGGATACGCCTACTACGATTACCGAGCGAACGAATTGCAGGATGCGCACCTCGTTAGCGCAACAGGATCGTGGGAGCGCGCGCTGAGCCGTCGAAGCGGGATGAGCGTGACCCTGGGCGGCACGCGCCAAATAGCGAGGGACCCTGCCTACTCCTCTGTCAGCGGGCAGGTCGGCCTGGTAGGATGGCTTGATCTGTCACGAACAACACTATTTGGTGCGCTGCACTACCAACATTCCGAGAATGACAGACGGCTGTCGATCTACCCGAAGCGTCGATCAGACGACTATCTGAAGGCTGGCATCGGAGCGACGTTCCGAGGCCTGTCTTGGCACGAGTGGGCGCCGCAATTCAAGCTGTCTTGGGAGAGTAATCGCAGTCCCATCGAGATCTATGACTATCAGCGCTGGCGAAGTGAATTCGGAATTGCCAGAGCGTTCTAA